From Erigeron canadensis isolate Cc75 chromosome 5, C_canadensis_v1, whole genome shotgun sequence:
TGGATTTAAGACCCCTAAACGACAGGGACAGTCACAAAATGCTACTATTAGTAGGCATGGAAGTGGAAGTCCAAGTCGACCTTGTACACCTCagaggagtaattcacctaggaataAGAATGCTCAAAAGAATCGGTCACCCACTCCTAGAAATGAAAATGCTTCTAAATTTTATGATCGATTAGGAAGTCAACCTAGGTTTGGTTCTCATTCGCCTAAAAATTCTCCTCCTAAGGCATGTTTCATTTCACCAAATAGGAAACAGCccgtgacaccatcttcatccaaggctccatcaaagagcaatggatattggaccgaattaattaTGAGAGATGAGTTCGGTAATCCTAAACCTCAGAAGGTTTGGCTACCCTTCAGAaactaatttattttgtaatatatgtgcagggagaaccaaggaagcctatcagtctttggtatgttgacagtggatactctcggcacatgacaaaGGACAagaaattgttttccaaatatgAAGATATTATTGGTTCtaatgttagtttcgcaggtcccaatgACAGTAACATCtcaggccaaggtgatgttgtcaatgggaaaaTTACATTggaaaaagtcaattatgtgaaACAATTATCTCATAATCTGATGAGTGTTTCttagatttgtgacaagggtaatcaTGTCCATTTTAGTGAGAAGGAAGCACTTATTTTGAAaccgggatatgttattcctaaAGACTGGATCCgactgaaagctcctaggaagaaagacatctatggccttatATTAGGTGTTGACAACTCGAAGGAGCCAATTTGTTTGTTAACTAAAGCAAGTGAATCTGTTTttttgttatggcatagaagaattgGACATATTCATTTCCAAAAGATGAATGAAATTGTAAAACATGGTTTGGTTAGAGGTGTTCCAGTGAAAAGGTTTGAAATGGAacacaaatgtgtaccttgtttGAAAGGTAAGCAGCAAAAGTCTTCAGATAAACCAATGCAAGAAAATTATATTGTCAGTCCatttgagttacttcacatggatttatttggtcttgtgaatgtaagaagtataggtgggatgtattactatTTGGTGGTTACTTATGATTACTCTAGATTCTCTTGGGAATAAAACGTTGGAAGTCTTTTGCTTATCcaaaggaatccaacatcaattaagtgcaccgtatgaaccacaacaaaatgaagttgctgaaagaaagaataggactctaattgAGACTGCCAGAACAATTCTTGCTGATTTAGGGctccctactatgttttggggggaggcagttgtttcggtcaaaaattacctaagataattttagaaagggtTTTAGACAACTCAAGAACCGAAGATTTATAAATGGGGTTTGatgttcaaggatcttcaatTTGAAGTTTTCTTAACAAAAGTTACTAAACTATGAGTTTAGGTTTAAAGAGAGttttaagaagatctttgatatggaaatactttgagtaattaagaaaatggttgaagataatgtaaattaatgtaaATTAAAGCTAACATCTTAAAGCAATGCGATAAAGAAATGCGATAAAGAATAAtgacaccagaattttgttgacgaggaaaaacccttgatccaattaagtgatcttaggtaaaaaaaacccgggaggatgcaatcgacccttccttagttgttttattattatttttatcgattacaatacaatgaaaGTGAGAGTGGATTGATCGAGCTAACAAAAGTAAGAATGCAGTGATTAGGTGTGTGTGAATACAAGTGTAAGCAGATCTCTAATTTCGATCAATCACCCGTTATTTATAATGCAAAAATCAAACTAACTTCCCGAAATATCCGGGATCTTCTGTGTGAACTCTCTCAACGTGTTGAATTTGAAAAATAGACGTTGAGTCTTCCTTGACACGTTTATTCTTCAAGTCAGTTGCGATTTTCTTTGGATTGCTTGTTTACTCTTTCGCTGAATAAATGTTGACATATTTTCGACCGTTGGAGATGTTTCGAACATCCTAGATCTTGATGTTGAACTCAGGATCCTGCAAAGTACGAAAAGTATTATCATGTACAACAGAAACTTAATTTAGCAATGTTCTTGGTCAAGAACCTAATTATAGAAAATCTGCCCCAAACAGTAGTGAATACAacatgtcatattttaaatagggtttcAGTTGTTAAGCGTCTTAATAAGagatgttatgagcttctacatatgAAGAAACCACATTTACAGAATGtcgaaccatttggtgtaccgtgtactttcttgaaatatcttACTCGGTCAAAGTTTTATCCAAAGGTttaagagggatttttcatgggttataaacggGGTActtcaattcgacgggtttacaacaaacaaaccggcaaagttgacttgggtactaatgtcaagattgtcagtcataagcccgctatacattctggaacTGGCAAGAACTTCGATTATGAAAGTGTGTTTCGTTCTTTACACGGTCCTGCTTCTGATCCCGACATAGTTGATGATGTGATCATTTTAATAGATCATATGGATAATGTTTCAACTCCTACATCTCATCCTACTTAGAATgttgatactactccaaccaaagttcagtctccTACTGTTATTGGTGAAAGTAGTAAGTTCAAGGATAAGACATCAGATTCAGATGTTtttgaacccgagaacactattCAAAGATTCTGATGAGTCGGAAGATGATTTCCATtacctgatgatgatcctatttctgatgagtcggaagatgatttcagttCGCCTGAATTGCATACTCAATCGAATTAGGGTAGCAacttgaatgttgattcggctCCTCAATATAAAATTAACAAGGCTCATCCAGTTGAGAATATTCTTGGTGATGCTTCAAagcctgttcgaactagaaatcaattaaataaggAGATGACTAGTTTGCTTTGTGAAGTGAAGGACTCAGTATTAATAACTGggtgtttgtattctggtttcatttcacaagaagaacctaagaatgttaaggtgGCTCTACAAGATCCTTTTtaggttgaagctatgcaagaagaattagctcaatttgaaaaacttggagtatgggagttagtagatgtggctagaggtaaagaaccgattggaactcgttgggtatttaaatgcaaacgagatgacaaaagGATTGTTACAAGGAATAAGGCACGCTtagttgttcaggggtttgcacaacgggaaggatatgactataacgaaacttttacGCCAGTTGCccggattgaagctataaggctATTTTTATCCTATGCAAGCTttaaaggtataaaggtgtatcagttggACGGTAAGAGTGCCTTGTATGGAGAagctaaaaaaaagtttatgttcaccaaccaccggggtttgaagatcctaaTTATCCAATAAGAGCATATAGActtgataaggctctttatagattgcatcaagcacccagagtgtggtaagaaaagttgtcgacacatttgttgacaaatggttttacaagaggttCGATAGACAACACGTTGTTTATCAAATGGTGGAAGCGAGATTActtgattgtacaagtttatgtggatgatatcatttttggttcatctaacactaagatgtgcaaagaatttgaaatgagcatgaaaaagcAGTTTGAAATGAGTGTTACGGGGGAACTTTAATTCTTCCTCAGACTACAggttgatcaaaggaaagatggatttttcattcaccagtctaagtatgtcgatgatatCTTAGAGAGGATTCAAATattagaatccaagacatatggtactcctattcagcaaaatcatggtttaggagttcttgatctgAAAGATACGCTTGTTGAtacaacttattatcgtgctattagtGGCTCGTTAATGTATTTGACAggttcgcgtccagatattatgtttgttgtttatCTCAGTGCTAGATtccaagctagtccgaaagagtcacatttagTTGCAGCAAAGCGTATCCTACGCTATTTAAAGGgtaaccaagggcttggtctatggtatcctttggaggaacgtttgattttgttgcatatactgattcggattttggcggttgtaacaatgacaagaagtctacgactggaggttgtcattTCTTAGGtgggagattagtatcgtggcagtgtaAGAAgtagacatgtgttgctcagtgtTCGTGTgaagcagagtatatggctgcaggtagttgttgttcccaggtattgtggattcagcaacaacttcgtgactacggtatggattttatTGACACACCTATTAGAATAGAcgataagtcagctatagatattacaaataaccctgtcatgcataaagtcaccaagcatattgatattggacatcatttcttgcgtgattgtgcccaaaagaaattaattcatttggaGAATGTTATAACTGACGATAATCTAGCTGATTTGTATActaaagcatttgataagacttgCTTTGAGAAGCTGATTCTTCTCAATGGTATTAAGAATACTGATTCATATTagatctctcaaagaactatttttgtatatttattagtgttttagttatctataaatagctagagtcataaaaatacaaaaaagagtGTCTAGTTTAAGTCAGTATATaattagtgtcataaaaatgtgaaaaatcagaaaatcaaaataaataagatagaaatttaagttaatgcttTAAGtcgattagaagtgaggatacttagcttttaagcctgcttaatcgtaatataactatTTAGTTCAGacaatgtgatatataaatcatgagcatgaaaggaaatgtgatattgttattttgtttatgcaaatgaaatatataaattaaggggctattgtggtctttgagattcagacaagtatgtcctcggggtgtttTTGTATACCTAgtctacctaaagcttccaacttgggataggttatcacaaagttcgctacatgggtctcatagaaaattacgggttatttataaataatgaaatgcaaaagcatatTAAGTTATATCACAAGATATTAAATGTTgtaatctaaaaagtgtctcttTTTTTGGGTATAAGGGGCAATTTACCCCCGGTAACTTTTATAACAACCCAAATTCAATGAAGTACAAGTAGTGTGACAAAATATCACACTAGTTCATATATAGGACACACCCCATATATGTAACAAAGAAAAACATCCAAATACACCACAATAACTAGTCTATCTAAAACTAGATAGACAAAATAACTCgacataaaagaaaattaagtaaACCTCTTGAATAAGCTTTCACCATGCACCTCCCATCGATCAAGAAGAGAAGAAACACAATCTGTCTTCTTAAATGTCAATCCCATTAGCTTCGACCGGACCGTATGTAGAATTTCCTTGCACAGTATATCAGGTGGACGACTCTGATTTCCAAACATTCTATTGTTCCTTTCCTGCCACATAACGTAAGCCACTGCTGCCACAAGAAGCCTCCGAATAACATTGATCGGCAACTTTGAGGAGGCATGCTGCAGAAGAACATCGATGACCTGTTGCCAAACCAGGGGGACAGTATGCAAGTCAGCCAAATCACGAACCATAAACCAAACCTGAGTGGAAAACAAGCACTCGAAAAACAGATGGGAATGCGAGTCAAAATCAGCAGTACATAGTGAACAACACATCATATCCATAGTCTTTCTTCGAGGCGGTACCCATGATAAAATGACATCCTGCGTTAGAAGCTTATTTCTCATAATAAGCCACATATTAAATGCGTGTCGGGGAATACACTGGGCATTCCAAATGAGTTTATACCATGGAACAAGCTTCTCTTTACTGCGAATTGAGTCCCAAGCAGTAGAAGAAGAGTAGGTACACTCATTATGATCCACACCTTTCCATACCAAAGTATCCTGCTTATTCGGTTCAAGCTGTAAAACATGTATATTAGTTAAAACGGGGAAGAGATCATACCAAGCATCCGGCCACAACCACACCCCATTCGAAATAATATCAGCAATTGAAGCATTGAGCGAGAAACCAGCCATACGAATATCCCTAGGTGACACCAGATTACAGATAGGACATATATCAGCCCATCGATCAAACCAAGCAGAGGTGTTTACACCATTACCAACCTTAGACCAAATATGACTCCGAATAGAAGGCCTTAACTGTAGTAATTTCCTCCACCCCCAAGAGCAGTTATTCGGAACAGGAATATCCCAAAAACTACATCCCTTCAACTTATTATCATAATTCCAAGAGACCCATAATGACTCCCGTTTCGTGAGAATACTCTACGCATGAGAAGTCATTAGAGCTTTATTCATCTCATTAATCCTACGAATACCCAAGCCTCCTTCACATTTCGGAACACAAATAGCTTTCCAGGAGACTTTAGCTTTACCTCGAATCATAGGACCTTGACACCAAAGGAAACCCCTCATTAATTTCTCCAAATCCTTGATGACTCTGGCTGGTAAAACGAAAACGGAAGACCAATAAATATGCAAAGATGACAATACCgaatctaaaaagtgtctcatggtttatttaaggatgtttttgaatatatattgaatttatgttatcttagtgcttgtgtcgATTATGGAAATATATCTCAATGTGGGtaacataagttcgcaaactgaAATGTGGCGTGAGTAACTTACTaagttacatggtgactgtccttggctcaAGTAATACGAAAGTGTCACAACCAAAGGAAGCTGGAAGTACcaagtgtttaagaggacaaacataccggtaatcgtggttgggtcactgttcataacgaACAAtgagagaattatttctcactcgcAGGCTTATATAATTACTAATCTGATCGAATCTGcataaactgaaaaaaaaaaattttcggTAAAAAGGCTGTCACCCCTGGtaagaattttattaataacaatgaAGTTCAGGCAATCCAACAAAGTTCTGAATTGGCTATTACATACTCATGTACAAAAAAAACCTTGTACAACTCAAAATAAAAACTCGCAGCTAAACAATGCCCTTATACATGACAACCTAACATCTAGATAAATGATGAATGGAGGTTAAGGTTCCTTAATTAAAGAAACCGGAAGATCCCAAGCTGCCAAAGTgtagcaacacgattttatcatttgaattcacatcaacaatggcgtttggttagtgtgtgtgttcttggtgtttgtgtgtgttttgagagagaatttggatcaagagtgtgttattcaggtgttaagtgttgagtgttgttcaaaagttatgatttctaaggaattgagggctatttatagtctaaacaaactaactatgctaataatcacaattagcccctcaaccttagaaatcatcaactcatgacttaatcaacaagtaagtccataacttaaattacaatgtatcactacttttggatttctaacattctcccccttagtgatatattgtaaggtctgaagtacgtgttgttttgtcttgtaggactgaatttgatgagcccggtgatgaagacaattggtgagttgaaacaagccttcaaagctttctcattgtctttggagaacttgattcagtattggtcttggacttcttgatgttaaatcatttgtcgattctcaatgttctttgtgaacagagaatgatgagtgtgtgtgtattaaatcttcgaggattgttgaatcacagatcagagttgtcttttgaaatgcggaagatatgaatttgtcttgaattcttcaatcttcgaatcttgaagtcttttctttgaagtcttggaatgaattttcagaaatatgtactctcccccttgatatgtgcaatgtagcttttggtaaggtgttgttgtatgacttgaagatctttaatttgatgaagactctttttgaagcttttcttctttgtcttgaatcttcaatcttttgtcctttgaagctttgatctttgtcacatcatcttaagcactttgagagtaaacatttgaatgaggatttgaaaagtctcttatgaagtaatcatgctccccttcaattcatgagtaatcatagtctctttgatttttgaaaaaatctcttgttaaatcttgaatgtatatccttttctttcgagatgaataatcttcaagttgaattaggaacccttgcagtttggaatgaaattgacagacaaactttgaagaagaatgatgag
This genomic window contains:
- the LOC122601311 gene encoding uncharacterized protein LOC122601311; translation: MFAADVWNNIRVKAGIQNFSTWDDIVMGLASNAHKRSIQSIIARLLLAASTYLIWKERNDRFHNMSILTKRESLWVSWNYDNKLKGCSFWDIPVPNNCSWGWRKLLQLRPSIRSHIWSKVGNGVNTSAWFDRWADICPICNLVSPRDIRMAGFSLNASIADIISNGVWLWPDAWYDLFPVLTNIHVLQLEPNKQDTLVWKGVDHNECTYSSSTAWDSIRSKEKLVPWYKLIWNAQCIPRHAFNMWLIMRNKLLTQDVILSWVPPRRKTMDMMCCSLCTADFDSHSHLFFECLFSTQVWFMVRDLADLHTVPLVWQQVIDVLLQHASSKLPINVIRRLLVAAVAYVMWQERNNRMFGNQSRPPDILCKEILHTVRSKLMGLTFKKTDCVSSLLDRWEVHGESLFKRFT